From a single Mycolicibacterium mengxianglii genomic region:
- a CDS encoding NAD(P)/FAD-dependent oxidoreductase → MTQRYDLVIAGGGPSGSAAAWQAAQTGAKVVVLDKAEFPRDKPCGDGLTARAVSYLQKMGLADEVATYHRVNRVTVFSPTEWELSFPKRPGMPDHGHTVSRTHLDTVLLKHAESAGAEVRQGAEVSAPIQDERGRVIGVTLKGGEKVYGDAVIAADGAYSPIKRALKIDSEHNGYSAIAIRSEMPANRVDSDSLDIYLKLQFQGDQLPGYGWVFPMGDGIFNIGLGYVNSYKNWQAINATQFLGDFLRTLPREWDLPAIEELKKNKSVRAWRLPMGFTAWPPWRPGVLFTGDSLGAGKPASGAGISKALESGLAAGECAIAALQNGGPDDFTNYAQRMEAAWGREYKRGRYFHKLAGIPAVANTGIKLIDNAFFRDRMLKSLYKKEQGPQHKF, encoded by the coding sequence GTGACGCAGCGATATGACCTGGTCATAGCTGGCGGGGGTCCCTCGGGTTCGGCCGCCGCGTGGCAGGCCGCACAGACGGGCGCCAAAGTAGTGGTCCTGGACAAGGCGGAGTTCCCGCGCGACAAGCCGTGCGGCGACGGCCTCACCGCCCGCGCGGTGAGTTACCTGCAGAAGATGGGTCTGGCCGACGAGGTGGCCACCTATCACCGGGTCAACCGGGTCACGGTCTTCAGCCCCACCGAATGGGAGCTGTCGTTCCCCAAGCGTCCCGGCATGCCCGACCACGGCCATACCGTCAGCCGCACCCACCTGGACACGGTGCTGCTCAAGCACGCCGAGTCCGCCGGCGCCGAGGTCCGCCAAGGCGCCGAGGTGAGCGCGCCCATTCAGGACGAGCGCGGCCGCGTGATCGGCGTGACGCTCAAGGGCGGCGAGAAGGTCTACGGCGACGCCGTGATCGCCGCCGACGGCGCCTACTCCCCCATCAAGCGGGCGCTCAAGATCGACTCCGAGCACAACGGCTACTCGGCCATCGCGATCCGCTCTGAGATGCCGGCCAACCGGGTCGATTCCGACAGCCTCGACATTTACCTCAAGCTGCAGTTCCAGGGCGACCAGCTGCCCGGCTACGGCTGGGTGTTCCCGATGGGCGACGGCATCTTCAACATCGGCCTCGGCTATGTGAACAGCTACAAGAACTGGCAAGCGATCAATGCCACCCAGTTCCTCGGCGACTTCCTGCGGACCCTGCCGCGGGAGTGGGATCTGCCGGCCATCGAAGAGCTGAAGAAGAACAAGAGTGTGCGCGCCTGGCGACTGCCGATGGGCTTCACGGCGTGGCCGCCCTGGCGTCCGGGTGTGCTGTTCACCGGCGACTCGCTGGGGGCAGGCAAGCCGGCTTCGGGTGCAGGTATCTCCAAGGCACTGGAGTCGGGGCTGGCCGCCGGGGAGTGCGCCATTGCCGCGCTGCAGAACGGCGGACCCGACGATTTCACCAACTACGCGCAGCGTATGGAAGCGGCGTGGGGCCGGGAGTACAAGCGGGGACGCTACTTCCACAAGCTCGCCGGCATCCCGGCCGTCGCCAACACCGGGATCAAGTTGATCGACAACGCCTTCTTCCGCGATCGCATGCTCAAGTCGCTGTACAAGAAGGAACAGGGCCCGCAGCACAAGTTCTGA
- a CDS encoding LLM class flavin-dependent oxidoreductase, with translation MTAPHQVGYPDLLRVWREADAIPEIEHAWLFDHLIPIEGEVTGPVFEGWTLLSALAAQTERLRLGLMVTSNRFRPPAMLAKIATTVDVVSGGRLEFGIGAGSRPSHPIARHEYDSHGMPYHDADYAVASLAEACALIRRLWTEEKPFDFNGDYHQLRGAFGNPKPVQRPHPPIVIGGRAKATLRVVAEHADVWNIPGGDIDDAVSRSALLDRYCTDIGRDPESITRSMVLSVSYDEADATRAAIAEALGGGFTHIVLNLPSPYPPNVARWVADELIGRATG, from the coding sequence ATGACCGCTCCGCACCAGGTGGGGTACCCCGACCTGCTGCGGGTATGGCGGGAGGCCGATGCGATTCCAGAGATCGAACACGCCTGGCTGTTCGATCACCTGATACCGATCGAAGGCGAGGTCACCGGACCGGTCTTCGAAGGATGGACCCTGCTGTCGGCCCTGGCCGCACAAACCGAGCGACTGCGACTCGGACTGATGGTGACCAGCAACCGTTTTCGCCCGCCGGCCATGCTCGCCAAAATCGCCACGACCGTGGACGTCGTGTCCGGTGGCCGGCTCGAGTTCGGAATCGGGGCGGGGTCGCGGCCCAGCCATCCGATCGCCCGCCATGAGTACGACTCGCACGGAATGCCCTACCACGACGCGGATTACGCGGTCGCAAGTCTCGCCGAGGCGTGCGCCCTCATCCGGCGGTTGTGGACTGAGGAGAAGCCATTCGATTTCAACGGCGACTACCACCAATTGCGCGGCGCATTCGGCAATCCCAAGCCGGTGCAGCGACCGCACCCGCCCATCGTCATCGGGGGACGCGCCAAGGCGACCCTGCGGGTGGTAGCCGAGCACGCCGACGTGTGGAACATCCCCGGCGGGGACATCGACGATGCCGTCAGTCGCAGCGCGCTACTGGACCGCTACTGCACCGACATCGGCCGTGACCCGGAATCGATCACCCGGTCCATGGTTCTCTCGGTGTCCTACGACGAGGCCGATGCGACGCGCGCCGCGATCGCCGAAGCGCTGGGCGGCGGTTTCACTCACATCGTGTTGAACCTGCCGTCCCCATACCCGCCCAACGTCGCGCGCTGGGTAGCCGACGAGCTCATTGGCCGGGCCACGGGGTAG
- a CDS encoding TetR/AcrR family transcriptional regulator — MPETAREKAVPRKRADARRNEQTLLDAAAAAFVASGVDVPVRDIAARAGVGMGTIYRHFPTRADLVIAVYRHQVDACADAGPTLLAQHPPYDALTLWVDQFVDFLVTKHGLAAALQSDNDRFETLHAYFVDRLLPVCAQLLDAAAESGEIRSGTDAYGFMRAIGNLCVGADGDSRYDARSMVGLLVAGLRSQHSLE, encoded by the coding sequence GTGCCCGAAACCGCCCGGGAAAAGGCAGTGCCGCGGAAACGGGCCGACGCCCGCCGCAATGAGCAGACACTTCTTGACGCCGCCGCGGCCGCGTTCGTGGCCTCGGGTGTGGACGTGCCCGTACGCGACATCGCCGCCAGAGCCGGCGTCGGCATGGGCACGATCTACCGCCACTTCCCCACCCGGGCGGACCTCGTCATCGCCGTCTACCGCCATCAGGTCGACGCCTGCGCCGACGCCGGACCCACACTGCTGGCGCAGCACCCGCCCTACGACGCGCTGACCTTGTGGGTGGATCAGTTCGTCGACTTCCTGGTGACCAAGCACGGGTTGGCCGCGGCCTTGCAGTCCGACAATGACCGCTTCGAGACCCTGCATGCCTATTTTGTGGACCGGCTTTTGCCGGTGTGCGCCCAACTGCTCGACGCCGCAGCCGAATCCGGCGAAATCCGTTCCGGCACCGATGCTTACGGTTTCATGCGCGCTATCGGCAACCTGTGTGTCGGCGCCGACGGCGACTCCCGCTACGACGCCCGCAGCATGGTCGGCTTACTCGTCGCCGGGCTGCGCAGCCAGCATTCACTGGAATAG
- a CDS encoding MFS transporter small subunit, protein MTDQTGSELHDYRPTVPRVFIVLAWLWVGIPFAYGLFELILKVKQLFQ, encoded by the coding sequence ATGACCGACCAGACAGGTAGTGAACTACACGACTACCGACCTACCGTGCCGCGGGTCTTCATCGTCCTGGCGTGGTTGTGGGTGGGCATTCCCTTTGCTTACGGCCTCTTCGAACTGATCCTGAAGGTCAAGCAGCTATTCCAGTGA